One Mercurialis annua linkage group LG3, ddMerAnnu1.2, whole genome shotgun sequence DNA window includes the following coding sequences:
- the LOC126672618 gene encoding uncharacterized protein LOC126672618 has protein sequence MQYIMEGIMEENNLAEVLDAEVVYEEEEVSEDHEIGLEELEQAPPWIDDEAIHVREELEEVNLGTSEEPQVTFVSKNLEVGLKTKLTVLLQEYKDCFAWQYSDMPGLSRTLVEHRLPIKPEFQPYRQPPRRVPKEVELKVKEEIEKLCKAGFIRPVKYSNWLANVVPVFKKNGKLRICIDFRDLNEATPKDIYAMPIADTLIDATANHSLLSFMDCFAGYNQIMVAKEDISKTAFRCPGSIGTFEWVVMPFGLRNAGATYQKAMNAIFHDLLGKTMEVYIDDVVVKSKLIKDHLKNLEEAFRRMRVHSGNFLVFLVHERGIEVDQNKTKAIREAKPPRNKTELQRFLGQVNYLRRFISNLAGKTKVFSELLKLKKEDVFRWETIHQEAFDEIKDYLMKPPVLMPPKKGIPLRLYISAAEGSIGCLLAQSNQDGHEQAIYYLSRSMTSTEVRYTPIMKLCLALFFACTKLRHYLLSNRVYVVSQTDLMKYMLNKPVLSGNIGKWLLNLADFHLIYHPQKSVKGQALADFLADHPCINLGDESKFDLPVFMNEHRPWMLKFDGSSTDRSAGAGIIIVSPSGAKTSLSFNLDFECTNNQSEYEALIIGLEILLDLGAKKVKIIGDSQLVIRQVSGEYKCMSYSLTSYYAIAIQLIESFEEVELVHVPREENWEADELSQLASGLRLSEELTHRLVMVQRKTHPSIFKRGVQLDIFNIDDNLVQDWRRDIKKYLENPSKTMMYKVRVRVVNYVLIEDVLYRRGFDNLLLRCLGTTEALEVTKQTHEGICGAHQSGVKMRWLIRRHGYFWPSILKDCMTFAKGCQSCQRYGNIQRLPAAELKFVIKPWSFRGWAIDLIGKIYPPSSKNHSFIIVATDYFTKWVVAKPLVKTEQKDVIKFIKEEIIHQFGIPQSVTTDQGPMFTGKEMQEFATDYGIKLLTSTPYYAQANGQAESSNKIIINIVQKMLEENPKDWHRILSEALWAYRTSRRNASGVSPFMLTYGHDAVLPMEVVVRSLRVAKQNHLTPEDYNKTMMMELENLEEGRLQALNYMIIQKKKVSRSYNKKVRPKTFQEDELVWKLILPPGTKDREYGKWSTNWEGPFLVHKVMKGNAYWLSSLEGEPHKKFIDGKYLKKYTPTIWEKYNLEIT, from the exons ATGCAGTACATTATGGAAGGAATTATGGAGGAAAACAACTTGGCAGAGGTTCTAGATGCTGAAGTagtttatgaagaagaagaagtttctGAAGATCATGAGATTGGCTTGGAGGAGCTAGAACAAGCACCTCCTTGGATAGATGATGAAGCCATCCATGTTAGAGAGGAGTTAGAAGAAGTGAATCTTGGAACCTCTGAGGAACCTCAGGTAACTTTTGTTAGTAAAAACCTAGAGGttggtttaaaaacaaaattaactgtACTCTTACAGGAGTACAAGGATTGCTTTGCATGGCAATATTCTGATATGCCGGGGTTAAGCAGGACATTGGTAGAACATCGGCTTCCTATTAAGCCCGAGTTTCAGCCATACCGCCAACCTCCAAGAAGAGTGCCAAAAGAAGTTGAATTAAAGgtaaaagaagaaattgaaaaattgtgtaAAGCAGGCTTTATTAGGCCTGTTAAATATAGTAATTGGTTGGCAAATGTTGTTCCAGTGTTTAAAAAGAATGGAAAACTTAGAATATGCATAGACTTTAGGGACTTAAATGAAGCAACTCCTAAAGATATTTATGCCATGCCAATTGCTGACACTCTTATTGATGCTACAGCTAATCATTCTCTTTTGTCTTTTATGGATTGTTTTGCTGGATATAATCAGATTATGGTGGCTAAAGAagacatctccaaaacggcATTTAGATGTCCAGGATCTATTGGGACATTTGAATGGGTGGTCATGCCGTTTGGTTTACGTAATGCTGGTGCAACATATCAGAAGGCTATGAATGCCATCTTCCACGACCTCTTAGGTAAAACTATGGAGGTTTATATTGATGATGTTGttgtaaaatcaaaactaataaaagatcatttgaaaaatttagaGGAAGCATTTAGGAGGATGAGAGTTCACT ctggaaattttttggtgtttttggtCCATGAAAGAGGCATTGAAGTggaccaaaacaaaaccaaagctaTTCGAGAAGCTAAACCGCCTAGAAATAAGACAGAACTTCAGAGGTTTCTTGGGCAGGTTAATTACTTAAGGAGATTTATATCTAATCTTGCAGGTAAAACAAAAGTGTTCTCAGAActgttgaaattaaaaaaggagGACGTCTTCAGATGGGAAACCATCCATCAAGAGGCTTTTGAtgaaattaaagattatttaatGAAGCCTCCTGTATTGATGCCTCCCAAAAAGGGTATACCTCTGAGGTTGTACATTTCAGCAGCTGAAGGTTCAATTGGGTGTCTGCTAGCCCAGAGCAACCAAGATGGACATGAACAAGCTATTTATTATTTGAGCCGTTCGATGACATCTACAGAGGTCAGATACACTCCTATCATGAAATTGTGTCTGGCTTTGTTTTTTGCCTGCACTAAGTTAAGACACTATCTGCTTAGTAATAGAGTCTATGTGGTATCTCAAACCGACTTGATGAAATATATGCTAAACAAACCTGTTTTATCCGGCAATATTGGAAAGTGGTTATTAAATTTGGCAGACTTTCATTTGATTTATCATCCCCAGAAGTCGGTCAAAGGTCAGGCTCTAGCAGATTTCCTAGCCGACCATCCATGTATAAACCTAGGAGATGAAAGTAAATTTGACTTGCCGGTTTTTATGAATGAACATAGACCTTGGATGCTTAAATTTGATGGGTCTAGTACAGATAGGTCTGCGGGTGCTGGAATCATAATAGTATCACCTTCTGGAGCTAAGACCTCCTTGTCTTTTAATCTTGACTTTGAATGTACAAATAATCAATCTGAGTACGAGGCTTTGATTATTGGATTAGAAATCCTCCTAGATCTaggtgctaaaaaggtcaaaataaTTGGAGATTCTCAATTGGTTATTAGACAAGTGTCTGGCGAATATAAATGCATGAGCTACTCTTTAACTTCTTATTATGCTATTGCTATACAGTTAATAGAGAGTTTCGAAGAGGTTGAATTAGTACATGTTCCTAGAGAAGAAAATTGGGAGGCCGATGAATTATCACAGCTAGCATCTGGCCTACGTCTGTCGGAGGAGTTAACTCACCGACTAGTAATGGTACAAAGAAAAACTCacccttcaatttttaaaagaggAGTACAACtagatattttcaatattgatGATAACTTAGTACAGGATTGGAGGAGAGACATTAAAAAGTACCTGGAGAATCCTAGCAAGACGATGATGTATAAAGTAAGAGTGAGAGTTGTTAACTACGTGCTCATAGAAGATGTTTTATACAGAAGAGGATTTGACAACCTATTGCTAAGATGCCTTGGAACTACAGAGGCACTAGAGGTCACGAAACAAACTCATGAGGGAATTTGTGGAGCACATCAATCTGGAGTGAAAATGAGATGGCTGATCCGAAGACATGGTTACTTCTGGCCATCTATCCTAAAAGATTGCATGACCTTTGCAAAGGGTTGTCAATCGTGCCAAAGGTATGGAAACATACAAAGACTTCCAGCTGCTGAGTTGAAGTTTGTCATCAAACCATGGTCATTCAGAGGTTGGGCCATAGATTTGATAGGTAAAATATATCCTCCATCTTCTAAAAATCACAGTTTCATAATTGTAGCTACTGATTATTTTACCAAATGGGTAGTCGCTAAGCCATTGGTAAAAACAGAGCAAAAAgatgttattaaatttattaaagaggAAATTATTCATCAATTTGGAATTCCACAATCAGTAACTACTGACCAGGGCCCAATGTTCACTGGTAAGGAGATGCAAGAATTTGCCActgattatggaataaaattattgacCTCTACACCTTATTATGCTCAGGCCAATGGCCAAGCTGAatcttctaataaaattatcatcaaCATAGTTCAAAAGATGTTGGAAGAAAATCCAAAGGATTGGCATCGAATTTTATCAGAAGCACTCTGGGCATATCGCACCTCTAGGCGAAATGCTTCTGGAGTAAGTCCATTTATGCTAACCTATGGTCATGATGCAGTGTTACCCATGGAGGTGGTGGTGAGGTCATTGAGAGTAGCTAAGCAGAATCATTTGACTCCAGAAGATTACAATAAAACCATGATGATGGAGTTAGAAAATCTAGAAGAAGGGAGACTTCAGGCTTTAAACTATATGATTATACAGAAGAAGAAAGTCTCCAGAAGCTACAACAAGAAAGTTAGACCTAAGACATTTCAAGAAGATGAGCTAGTATGGAAGTTGATCTTACCCCCTGGTACTAAAGATAGAGAATATGGGAAATGGTCTACTAATTGGGAAGGGCCATTCTTAGTCCACAAGGTGATGAAGGGGAATGCATACTGGCTATCAAGTTTAGAGGGTGAGcctcataaaaaatttattgatgGAAAGTACTTGAAGAAATACACTCCCACCATCTGGGAGAAATACAACTTAGAGATAActtaa